From Thermodesulfobacteriota bacterium, the proteins below share one genomic window:
- a CDS encoding PilZ domain-containing protein gives MSPRKPGSKRGGKKQGTEDRGRKKSSAADQRRHRRVPVELPIDYARRGIKADFGGIVKNASEGGILVYLPEKMKVGETLKIEIYFPKGLELQTIQGLAKIVWADLASKETWREHRYGLKFHRLPPKTLQKLKSLLKEMEKTEQAEDLSPSPEPRT, from the coding sequence ATGAGTCCACGCAAGCCCGGTTCGAAGAGAGGGGGCAAGAAGCAAGGGACCGAAGACCGAGGGAGAAAAAAGTCCTCTGCGGCTGACCAGAGGAGGCACCGGAGGGTGCCGGTCGAACTTCCCATCGATTACGCACGTAGAGGGATCAAGGCCGACTTCGGTGGCATCGTTAAAAATGCGAGCGAAGGGGGGATCCTGGTCTATCTCCCGGAAAAGATGAAAGTAGGCGAAACGCTCAAGATCGAAATCTACTTTCCAAAGGGGCTCGAGCTCCAGACCATCCAGGGGTTGGCCAAAATCGTATGGGCGGACCTGGCCTCGAAAGAGACGTGGAGGGAGCACCGATATGGATTGAAATTCCATAGGCTACCTCCAAAGACCCTTCAGAAACTGAAAAGCCTTTTGAAAGAGATGGAGAAGACGGAGCAGGCCGAGGACCTGTCGCCCTCCCCTGAACCAAGGACATGA
- a CDS encoding ABC transporter substrate-binding protein → MNRLFRIFLHLPLLIAFAMAEIAFSGEPQDQLRQTTDKVLTLLADPSLKSPEKARERREAILKTIDERFDWEEMARRTLARHWTARTPEERQEFIRLFKDLLERVYMDKVEGYSWNRILYEGEQIEGNFATVRVKIFTSKDQTLQVDYRMRKRDGQWLVYDFIVEGVGLVNNYRTQFNDIIVKSSYQELVRRLKSKTLGN, encoded by the coding sequence GTGAACCGTCTTTTCCGAATCTTCCTCCATCTCCCACTCCTCATCGCCTTTGCGATGGCCGAGATCGCCTTCTCAGGAGAGCCCCAAGACCAACTCCGGCAGACCACGGATAAGGTCTTGACCCTGTTAGCCGATCCTTCGCTCAAATCGCCGGAGAAGGCCCGTGAAAGGCGGGAGGCGATATTGAAGACGATCGATGAGCGTTTCGACTGGGAGGAGATGGCCCGCCGGACCCTTGCGAGACATTGGACGGCGCGAACCCCAGAGGAGAGGCAGGAGTTCATCCGCCTCTTCAAGGATTTGCTCGAGCGGGTCTACATGGACAAAGTGGAGGGCTATTCCTGGAATAGGATCCTCTACGAGGGGGAGCAGATCGAAGGAAACTTTGCGACCGTCAGGGTGAAGATCTTCACCTCGAAAGACCAAACCCTCCAGGTCGATTACCGGATGCGCAAAAGGGATGGCCAATGGCTCGTCTATGACTTCATCGTCGAAGGGGTGGGGCTGGTGAATAACTACCGGACCCAATTTAACGATATCATCGTCAAATCTTCCTACCAGGAATTGGTGAGAAGGCTGAAATCGAAAACGCTCGGGAACTGA
- the mlaD gene encoding outer membrane lipid asymmetry maintenance protein MlaD, with product MKRFDVELAVGLFMLAGMLGLGYLSIKLGKMEVVGGKGYEIYALFSNSGGVKEGSSIVIAGVEVGRVKSVSLENYQARIVMTFPEAIKIQEDAIASIKTKGLVGEKFIEITPGGSEVFIPPGGRIRETQPAVDLEDLISKLVFEKI from the coding sequence ATGAAACGATTCGATGTGGAACTCGCGGTCGGACTGTTCATGCTCGCAGGGATGCTCGGCTTGGGCTACCTCTCGATCAAACTGGGAAAGATGGAGGTGGTCGGAGGGAAGGGCTACGAAATCTACGCCCTCTTCTCCAACAGCGGAGGGGTGAAGGAGGGGTCCAGCATCGTGATCGCGGGCGTGGAGGTGGGTCGCGTCAAGAGCGTCTCCCTCGAAAACTATCAAGCCCGGATCGTCATGACCTTTCCCGAGGCCATCAAAATTCAGGAAGATGCCATCGCCTCCATCAAAACCAAAGGACTCGTGGGAGAGAAATTTATCGAGATCACTCCCGGTGGGTCCGAGGTCTTCATCCCGCCGGGCGGACGAATCCGGGAAACCCAGCCCGCCGTCGATCTCGAGGATCTCATCTCCAAGCTCGTGTTTGAGAAGATCTGA
- a CDS encoding ABC transporter ATP-binding protein, with amino-acid sequence MIRMEEVYKSFNGFEVLRGVSFEVERGEILALIGGSGNGKSVVLKHIVGLLRPDRGRVWIDHQEISRLKGEALEAIRSRIGFLFQSGALFTSMTVYENVAFPLREKTRMSEAEIRQRVMKQLQQVGLSGAEHKYPAELSGGMIKRTAFARALITEPQIMLFDEPTTGLDPIIAHTILDLIQSLHAELRFTAIIVSHELSRVFRIAHRVAMLHEGRIWTIGPPETLLASEDPVVRQFISGATSGSFKFY; translated from the coding sequence ATGATCCGGATGGAAGAGGTTTACAAATCGTTTAACGGCTTCGAAGTCCTCAGGGGCGTCTCCTTCGAGGTGGAGAGAGGAGAGATCCTGGCCCTCATCGGCGGAAGCGGCAACGGAAAGAGCGTCGTCCTGAAGCATATCGTCGGATTGCTCAGACCGGATCGGGGCAGGGTCTGGATCGACCACCAGGAGATCAGTCGTCTGAAGGGGGAGGCTCTCGAGGCCATCCGTAGCCGGATCGGCTTTCTCTTTCAAAGCGGCGCCCTCTTCACCTCCATGACGGTCTATGAGAATGTGGCCTTTCCGCTCCGCGAGAAGACGAGGATGAGCGAGGCCGAGATCCGGCAGAGGGTCATGAAACAGCTCCAACAGGTAGGCCTCTCGGGCGCCGAACATAAGTATCCTGCCGAACTGAGCGGCGGGATGATCAAGCGCACCGCCTTTGCCCGGGCCTTGATCACCGAACCCCAGATCATGCTCTTCGACGAACCCACCACCGGCCTCGATCCCATCATCGCCCATACGATCCTCGATTTGATCCAGTCCCTCCACGCGGAGCTCCGCTTCACCGCGATCATCGTCAGCCACGAACTCTCCAGGGTCTTTCGGATCGCCCATCGGGTGGCGATGCTCCATGAGGGCCGGATCTGGACGATCGGCCCTCCCGAGACGCTGCTGGCCTCGGAAGACCCGGTGGTCCGCCAATTCATCAGCGGGGCCACCAGCGGATCGTTCAAGTTCTATTAG
- a CDS encoding MlaE family lipid ABC transporter permease subunit: protein MFWIRALGRISLEGLRGMGRMGLFFGRTLFYLATPPFKFSWVVKQIWFIGYQSTLVILLTGVFSGMVLGLQGFHTLNRFGSTALLGPMVALSLIKELGPVLSALMVTGRAGSAMTAEIGIMRISEQIDALELMGLNPYRYLVVPKVIAGVLAMPLLTAIFDVVGIFGGYFVGGKLLGVGEGTYFGEMANYVKMEDILEGIYKSLSFGVLITWVCSYKGYFAGFGAEGVSRATTQAVVLSSVLILFWDYMMTSLLF, encoded by the coding sequence ATGTTTTGGATCAGGGCCCTGGGAAGGATCTCCCTGGAAGGGCTCAGGGGAATGGGTCGGATGGGGCTCTTCTTCGGCCGGACCCTCTTCTATCTGGCCACCCCCCCATTCAAGTTCTCCTGGGTCGTCAAACAGATCTGGTTCATCGGATATCAGTCCACCTTGGTCATCCTGCTCACAGGGGTCTTTTCCGGGATGGTCCTCGGCCTCCAGGGATTCCACACCCTCAACCGGTTCGGTTCCACCGCCCTCCTCGGACCGATGGTCGCCCTCTCTCTCATCAAAGAGCTCGGCCCGGTCCTGTCGGCGTTGATGGTCACCGGAAGGGCAGGCTCCGCCATGACCGCCGAAATCGGGATCATGCGGATCAGCGAACAGATCGATGCCTTGGAACTGATGGGGCTCAACCCCTACCGATATCTTGTGGTCCCGAAGGTGATCGCGGGGGTCCTGGCCATGCCCCTTCTCACGGCCATCTTCGACGTGGTCGGCATCTTCGGGGGTTACTTCGTGGGAGGGAAACTGTTGGGGGTGGGGGAGGGAACCTACTTCGGCGAGATGGCCAATTATGTGAAGATGGAGGATATCCTCGAGGGGATTTACAAATCTTTGAGTTTCGGCGTCCTCATCACCTGGGTCTGCTCTTACAAAGGCTACTTCGCCGGATTCGGGGCGGAGGGCGTCAGCCGGGCCACCACCCAGGCGGTGGTGCTCTCCTCGGTCCTGATCCTCTTCTGGGACTATATGATGACCTCCCTTCTCTTCTGA
- a CDS encoding ExsB family transcriptional regulator, giving the protein MNYQAFVQEQIEAIRNTVGDQLALNALSGGVDSSVVTLLGHRALGHRLITVFIENGLMREGEAEQVVHLFAGMGIPVRLVDAKREFLEALKGLTDPEEKREAITRTFYATVFRRLIDETGAKFLLHGTILTDIEETVAGLKRQHNILAQIGIDPEKEFGYQVIEPLKTLRKDGVREVAKVLGLPPEITRRMPFPGPALAARIVGEVTEERLRTVRAATAIVEEELRDMDAFQYLAVLLNDRATGIVEGKRQFGQIIVLRCLHSLDARTATPVELPWEKLKRICERITALPDVNRCLYDLTPKPPATIEYV; this is encoded by the coding sequence ATGAATTACCAGGCCTTCGTACAAGAACAGATCGAGGCGATCCGAAACACCGTCGGAGATCAACTGGCCCTCAATGCCCTGAGCGGCGGCGTCGATAGCTCCGTGGTAACCCTCCTGGGCCACAGGGCCTTGGGCCATCGGCTCATCACCGTCTTCATCGAAAACGGCCTGATGCGAGAAGGAGAGGCCGAGCAGGTGGTCCACCTCTTCGCCGGCATGGGGATTCCGGTTCGTCTCGTCGACGCAAAGAGGGAATTCCTCGAGGCCCTGAAGGGCCTGACCGATCCCGAAGAGAAAAGAGAGGCCATCACCCGGACCTTTTATGCCACCGTCTTCCGAAGGTTAATCGACGAGACCGGGGCAAAATTTCTCCTCCACGGCACCATTCTGACCGACATCGAAGAGACCGTGGCGGGCCTCAAGCGTCAGCACAACATCCTGGCCCAGATCGGGATCGATCCCGAAAAGGAGTTCGGTTATCAAGTCATCGAACCCCTCAAAACGTTGCGAAAGGACGGTGTGAGGGAGGTCGCAAAGGTTCTGGGTCTTCCGCCCGAAATCACCCGAAGAATGCCCTTTCCTGGGCCTGCCCTGGCCGCCCGTATCGTGGGCGAAGTGACCGAGGAGAGGCTTCGAACGGTCCGCGCCGCCACCGCCATCGTCGAAGAAGAGCTCCGAGATATGGACGCCTTTCAGTATCTGGCCGTCCTTTTAAATGACAGGGCAACGGGGATCGTGGAGGGAAAAAGGCAGTTCGGTCAGATCATCGTCCTCCGGTGCCTTCATAGCCTCGATGCGAGGACGGCCACCCCTGTCGAACTGCCTTGGGAGAAGCTGAAACGGATCTGCGAGCGGATCACCGCCCTTCCGGATGTGAATCGTTGCCTTTACGATCTGACGCCCAAACCTCCGGCGACCATCGAGTACGTCTGA
- the ybeY gene encoding rRNA maturation RNase YbeY: MKIWIRNRQRLIPLDRRKIKRLAQEILGRLGLPEAELSLSLVLDEEIRQLNRRYLGRDRPTNVLAFSMGEGEFGGLNPHLLGDVVISVETAKRQAKQAGLTEMEMIGLLLIHGVLHLAGYDHEGGGRGARDMSFKQSELFDRYRPILKG; the protein is encoded by the coding sequence ATGAAGATCTGGATTCGAAACCGCCAAAGACTTATCCCTTTAGACCGAAGAAAGATAAAAAGGCTGGCCCAAGAGATCTTAGGCAGGCTGGGACTTCCTGAGGCGGAGTTGAGCCTCTCTCTCGTCCTGGACGAGGAGATCCGGCAATTGAACCGCCGGTACCTTGGACGGGACCGGCCGACCAATGTCTTGGCCTTTTCGATGGGCGAGGGAGAATTCGGAGGCCTCAACCCCCACCTCCTCGGAGATGTCGTCATCTCGGTGGAGACGGCCAAGCGACAGGCGAAACAGGCCGGCCTCACGGAGATGGAGATGATCGGCCTCCTCCTGATCCACGGGGTGCTGCACCTCGCGGGCTACGACCATGAGGGGGGTGGGAGGGGGGCGCGGGACATGTCTTTCAAACAGAGTGAGCTCTTCGATCGATACCGGCCCATCCTGAAGGGATAG
- the lepB gene encoding signal peptidase I, whose amino-acid sequence MNRLRRFLFPALTRTFMIRAGLIALFTYLIFGYLLIPFRIEGYSMEPTYRNGAINFCWRGRYLFSKPKRGDVVVIRLAGQRVTLLKRVVGLEGEVVEFKNGKLLVDGIEIEEPYLRIPSRWTLPPRRVEPGSVYVVGDNRGGPMRDHLFGQVSLSRILGSPLW is encoded by the coding sequence ATGAACCGCCTCCGGCGCTTCCTCTTCCCTGCCCTGACCCGGACCTTCATGATCCGGGCGGGCCTGATCGCCCTCTTCACCTACCTGATCTTTGGATATCTGCTGATCCCATTTCGGATCGAGGGTTACAGCATGGAGCCGACCTACCGAAACGGCGCCATCAATTTCTGCTGGAGAGGACGTTATCTCTTTTCGAAACCGAAAAGGGGCGATGTGGTCGTGATCCGCTTGGCCGGACAGAGGGTCACGCTTCTTAAGCGGGTGGTGGGCTTGGAGGGAGAAGTGGTGGAGTTCAAAAATGGGAAACTCCTGGTGGACGGGATAGAGATCGAGGAGCCCTATCTTCGGATCCCTTCCCGATGGACCCTCCCCCCCCGTCGGGTCGAACCTGGTTCCGTCTATGTGGTGGGAGACAATCGAGGCGGCCCGATGAGAGACCACCTCTTCGGACAGGTGAGCCTTTCGCGAATCTTGGGCAGTCCCTTATGGTAA
- a CDS encoding VacJ family lipoprotein, protein MAWASSDGLETQSLLGDEDPLFRSTPGPPLLYARAEPPSSDEEGLEPEEEKATIPDPLEPINRLFFAFNDRLYFWAYKPVATGYKMIVPEDLRLGVKNFFINLATPIRLVNCLLQANFKGAGKEALRFLLNTTLGLAGFLDPAKTELKIEKTDEDFGQTLGVWGMGPIFYIEWPILGSSSVRDTLGYLGDLLLDPKNYLIRSAPLGVALRTYDQINEASFRLGEYEEFKRNVLDPYVAKREAYHQNRIHRIKKR, encoded by the coding sequence TTGGCCTGGGCTTCCTCGGACGGTCTGGAAACCCAGAGCCTCCTTGGGGATGAAGACCCCCTCTTTCGTTCAACGCCCGGCCCACCTCTCCTCTATGCGAGGGCCGAACCCCCCTCCTCCGACGAGGAGGGGCTTGAACCCGAAGAAGAGAAGGCCACGATTCCAGATCCCCTCGAACCCATCAATCGCCTCTTCTTCGCCTTCAACGACCGACTCTACTTCTGGGCCTACAAACCGGTGGCCACGGGATATAAAATGATTGTCCCGGAGGACCTGAGGCTCGGGGTGAAGAACTTCTTCATCAACCTCGCCACGCCCATCCGCCTCGTCAACTGTCTTTTGCAGGCCAATTTCAAGGGCGCGGGGAAGGAGGCCCTCCGTTTCCTCCTGAACACGACCCTCGGCCTGGCAGGTTTTCTCGATCCGGCCAAGACGGAACTGAAGATCGAGAAGACGGACGAAGACTTCGGCCAGACCCTCGGGGTCTGGGGAATGGGCCCGATTTTTTACATCGAGTGGCCGATCTTAGGCTCCTCCAGTGTGCGGGACACCCTCGGGTATCTCGGAGACCTGCTCCTCGATCCCAAAAACTATCTTATCCGGAGCGCCCCCCTCGGGGTCGCCCTGCGAACGTACGACCAGATCAACGAGGCCTCTTTCCGGCTTGGAGAGTACGAGGAGTTCAAAAGGAACGTCCTCGATCCTTACGTTGCCAAAAGGGAGGCCTATCACCAGAACAGGATCCATAGGATCAAAAAGAGGTGA